The Lacipirellula parvula genome window below encodes:
- a CDS encoding helix-turn-helix domain-containing protein, producing MSISTKCFPCLMIAPRRRNQRSDTRPTTGTLSPKLSSILYLSDGSALSTRNRLRAGGKSIVAVKAFLISMMPSELTLMIEDRVRHYLRLTGEPTAAALVLSESLQAGALKEMLTVEQAAARLGVHVSTIRKRIRDGSLPHQRVGRSIRIKAADLDRPEVPKRKFRNLKLAA from the coding sequence GTGAGCATTTCGACGAAGTGCTTTCCCTGCCTCATGATCGCACCGCGCCGGCGGAACCAACGGAGTGATACGCGACCGACGACGGGCACGTTATCGCCGAAGTTGAGTTCGATCCTGTATCTGAGCGATGGCTCGGCGTTGTCAACGCGCAATCGCCTGAGGGCTGGCGGGAAGTCGATCGTCGCGGTGAAGGCTTTTTTGATCTCGATGATGCCGAGCGAATTAACTTTGATGATCGAAGACCGCGTCCGCCATTACTTACGCCTCACAGGCGAGCCAACCGCCGCCGCCCTGGTCCTCAGTGAATCCCTTCAAGCCGGCGCCCTTAAGGAGATGCTGACGGTCGAGCAAGCCGCCGCGCGGCTCGGCGTCCACGTCAGCACGATCCGCAAGCGGATTCGTGATGGAAGCCTTCCTCACCAGCGGGTGGGACGGTCAATCAGAATCAAAGCTGCTGACCTTGATAGGCCGGAGGTTCCGAAGCGGAAGTTCCGCAATCTCAAACTTGCTGCTTAG
- a CDS encoding DUF971 domain-containing protein, producing the protein MSIISAPRDVQALRGESVLRIVWPDREDRLAFRFARGECQCAQCVNEWTGARILDPETVPLDITIEQMELVGAYAVRIHWSDGHQSGLYTWERLRKLGEQSTSSGSAS; encoded by the coding sequence ATGTCCATCATTTCCGCCCCCCGCGACGTGCAGGCGCTTCGCGGCGAGAGTGTACTACGCATCGTCTGGCCCGACCGCGAAGACCGGCTTGCCTTCCGCTTCGCGCGCGGCGAGTGCCAATGCGCTCAGTGCGTCAACGAGTGGACCGGGGCGAGGATTCTTGATCCGGAAACCGTTCCGCTTGACATCACGATCGAGCAGATGGAGCTCGTTGGCGCCTATGCCGTGCGAATCCATTGGTCGGACGGACATCAATCGGGGCTCTATACGTGGGAGCGATTGCGAAAGCTAGGCGAGCAGTCCACAAGCAGCGGGTCAGCGTCTTAA